From the genome of Thermodesulforhabdaceae bacterium:
CCGCTTTTCAATTTTGCTCCAGGTATCTTTAAGGGTCACGATCCTATTAAAAACAAGTCTATCTTTTCTGCTATCCACTGGATCTACGGCAAAATAACCAAGTCTTTCGAACTGATATCGGCTTTCAGGCGGAGCATTAGCAAGGGATGGTTCTACATAGCAAGGATAAAGAATCTGAAGAGAGTTTGGATTGATGTATTTTCGAAAATCCTCGTCTTCTCCGAGATTGGTCATATCTTCTCGAGTAAAAAGATGATCGTAAAGTCTGACTTCCACTGGCACAGCATGGCGAGCCGATACCCAGTGAATCGTTCCCTTTACCTTTCTCCCGTCGGGACTCCATCCACCTCTCGTTGCAGGATCGTAGGTGCAGTGAATTTCTACAACGTTTCCTTTATCGTCTTTAACTACATCCACGCAGGTCACATAATAGCCGTAACGAAGTCTAACTTCTCGACCCGGAGCAAGGCGGTAGTAGTCTTTTGGGGGATTTTCTCTAAAATCGTCCTGCTCAATATAAAGCACCTTGAAAAAGGGAACTTTTCTGGTGCCCATCGATGGATCTTCCGGGTTGTTGATAGCGTCCAACTCTTCCACCTGATCATCAGGGTAATTGTCGATAACGAGCTTTAGAGGTCTAAGCACTGCCATAGCTCGAGGAGCGCGCTTATTGAGATCTTCCCTGATGCAATGTTCAAGAAGAGCCACATCCACCAGACTGTTTCTTCGAGCTACTCCAATGCGTTCGCAGAAGTCTTTAATAGCTTCTGGCGTATAGCCTCTACGGCGCAGTCCACGAATGGTTGGCATTCTGGGGTCATCCCAACCCGAAACATAGCCTTCCCTAACAAGTATAGAAAGATAGCGTTTACTAAGCACAGTGTAGGTCAGGTTCAGTCTGGCAAATTCGATCTGCTGAGGATGATAAAGTCCCAGTTCATCAAGAAACCAATCATACAGAGGGCGATGGTCTTCAAACTCAAGGGTGCATATAGAATGGGTTATGCCTTCTATGGAGTCAGATATGCAGTGAGCAAAATCGTAGGTGGGGTAGATACACCACTGGGTTCCCGCTCTGTAATGGGTCGCATATTTAATGCGATACATGACAGGATCACGCATATTTAGGTTAGGATGAGCCATGTCGATCTTGGCTCTAAGCACATGTGATCCTTCAGGAAATTCGCCGTTTTTCATTCTTTCGAAAAGATCAAGATTTTCTTCAACACTTCTGTTGCGATAGGGACTTTCCTTGCCCGGCTCGGTTAAAGTTCCTCGATACTGGCGAATTTCTTCCTGGCTCAGACTATCAACATAGGCTTTCCCTTGCTTGATCAAATCAACAGCATATGCATAAAGTTTGTCGAAATAATCGGAGGCGTAATAGAAGCGGTCTCCCCAGTCGAAACCAAGCCATTTCACGTCTTCCTGGATAGCCTTAACATAGGCTTCATCTTCCGTGGAGGGATTAGTGTCATCCATCCTGAGATTGCAAAGACCGCTATATTCCTGAGCAAGGCCAAAGTTAAGACAGATTGATTTAGCATGACCTATATGAAGGAAACCGTTGGGTTCGGGAGGAAACCGAGTATGGACTCTGCCCCCATAACGACCCGTCTTTATATCTTCTTCTATGATATCCTTTATGAAATTAGGCGGCGTTTTGAATTCCTTCTTCCCCATCGATCCCCCTATTCACATCTCCTGTTTGATCCTGTTAGGCTGGAACATAAAAAATTTCACCCTACGGAATCAAATAATCTTCAAGAGAAGGTGGATTTCCTGAAACCAGACTCACGATAGCCAATTCCTCATTTACTATTCGCTCAACTTTAACTGTTCCTTTAGCATCGCCTGGAACCCATCCTGCCGGCGTTCCCGTGGGAGCATTAACAATCTTTCCGCTAGGAATAACCTTTAATATATCTCCTTCCTGAAGACCGGAAGCCGATCCTGCGCTAATAAACCAGCGATTTTGACTCTCCTGAGAAAAGGCATGGCAAAACCATGGCATAATACCTTTCTTTTCAAGAGCTATATCAACGAGTTTTTCAGCCACAAGCTTCATGAACTCCTGACGATTCGATTCTGTCTGAACAGGCATCTCCACTTCAAGTGAAGGATAGCGATAATTAAGCCCTGTATCCACAATACTTATTCTTGCTTTGGCTTTCTGTTGTTTGGAACCACTTGGCACAGATAAAATCTCAACCACATTCAGAAATCTTACTCCAGGGTAAATACCTGAAATGCTAGAAACACAGGCAAGATCGCGTTTTTCAAGGCAATCGGTCTTAGAAAGCACTTCTTTTATCGTCTGGTGATCAACATACAAAAGTCCTCTGGATGTCGTAACCTCTCTAGCAGTTCTCAAAAAGCTTTCTCCATCTTTGATGCTGATCGCTTTGTAATCCACTATGAACCCAATTTTCATACGATATTCCGCTGGTTTTTTGAGCGGTGGAGCTTCTGCGGGGGCAGCACTCTTTGATTTGGCTTCTTTTTCTTTCTTAAAAACGGCTTCTTCAAGGCGAGCTAGACGTTTTTCCTGTTCATTAGCTTCAGCCTTCGCCTTCGATCCTGCATCAGCAAAAACTTCTATGAAGAAGGTGGATTCCTTCTCGGGGTTACGTTTCATGAAATAATCACCGGAAGCCAGATAGGGCTGATCTATAAACATGCGGCGCACTTCGGCATTTGAGAAAGACCGACCTTCCTCTTTGGTTTCACTAGTAATATCCGGGAAGGAAAAGACCTTAGATAGACCGGTCTTGCCTGATTCGGAGCAAGCCGAAAGCGCTATTAAAGCTAAAGCACCGATCAAAAATGGTGACCATTTTTTCATGTTCTTCCTCCTAAAATATAAAAAGGGGTATAATGAACATTCGCCATTATACCCCTTTTGTATAACTTCACAAGCAGGTTTTAACCTGGAAACTCCTTAGAAGTTCCAGATAAGCTCTGCAGCCACTCGAGAAGCCATATCGTCAGCCTTTGTTCCACTGATAGCCCTGGTCACGTCCTTTATAACATCTCCTGGGAAGAAAAGTGCCCACTGAGCTTTTACAAACACGTGTTTATTGAGAGCCAATGTAATTTCATTATCCCATTCGGTTCCGACATAGCCAGAATCAACCCTGGAGGTAATTGCTGGATTAACCCAGCTTGTTACGTAGAAATCCTCATTCCACCAGAAAATATTTGCATTGGTTCGGTAGATGAGGAACTTTTCAGGCATAATTGTCACACCGAAGCTCAACATGGTCATACCAGGGTTATCACCCCGACCATTACCAGTTCCGGAAAAGTTCACAAGACCACCAGTGGGAACGGGGGTTCCGTTTCCGTAAAACTCAGGAATGAAACCATAAAGCGCTGTTCCTAAAACATAGTTTGTGTCGGCAAGAATGGTATTTTCACCTCCGAAGGCGGTGGCAAATCGTTGAGCGTTCGCTACACCTTCGTAGCCGCTAAGCTCATCATCGGTTGGATCATCATCACCGGAGGTATAGATGAACCCAACGTGAGGCTTTACAGAGAAACCGAAGAATTCCTTGAGATCAACACTGATGTCACCAGCAAAGGCATAAGCGCTGATATCATAATCTTCGGGTCGCCCATATCTGCTAAGACCCGTGTTATCAGCTGATCCAAACTGATACACGCCTTCAAGCATAACATTAATTATACCGAACTTGCCCGTCCAGTAGCCACCAATATGATGGGAATCTACTTCGGGGTAACTGTTTCCCGTAATACCAGCTGCTCCACCAGACATAGCACTTAGAAAATCTCTGACAGGCATATTTCTGATACGGTCGAAAGTGTAAAACAATTTAACGCTATGATCATCGGTAAGTTTAATCTTTGCCCAACCTGCTAAAACATCGCGGTCATCGTCCAAATCGTAAAAAGCTTTAGATGCCGTATTGGGACCTACAAACTTTATAGAAGGTTGCCAATCGGAATTTTGCAACTTATGGTAAGCAACGCTCCAGATTACCTGATCGCCATTCCAGGAACCATCAAGCCAGAACCCTGGGTTATCGTCAGCATAAACCAATCCTCCACCCTCGTAGTGATCCACTCCCCAAACATCCCATCCGGCATGGAGTCTCATATCAAAAGGAAGGGCCACACTGGCGTTAAGTCTTTCAAGACCAAAGTTACTTGAATCAAAGAAACCACCACGATTATCAACAGCATTAGTATCAATAGGTTTGTCATATTCCAAAGCGGCATAAAATGACCAGGCTCGATCCTTTGACATAGCGTTAAAATAAAGTCTATTTTCGCTGCGAATGTATTGATCTATTACGGTGCCAGCTTCATTAGCATGCTGTTCAAAAAATCTACGGTTGAGAGCACCTCCGAGAAAACCACTCACATTATCAGACATTCCAAAATCCCAGTTGGATTCAAACGTAGGAACAAATCTTGCTTGAGCTCCAAAGCTCATGAGAAGATCTCCCTTGGTAGCGACGGCTACACTGCCGGGACCTACTATGGTTTCCTTCGTGATGTCTTCTACCGTAGCTGCAAGGGACACCCCAGCAAACAGCAAAAAAACTGCCCCAAAGGTAATGCACCAAAGTTTCTTCATTTCCCTTCCTCCTTTCATCTTAAAAGACCTTGAAATTACACCAACACCCCAAAACCTTGACTTGATGATAACGAGGCAGTGTGTGTTTATTTTAACAACGCCGCCCCTAGAATTTATATATTAAGCTCTAGAAAAGAGCCGCCCCTTTGACCCTCCACACACTTCTAATCACAGCCACAAAAAAGTTGTCAAGAAAAAATTTTTCGTATTAATAATCAAACAATTGTTTTAAAACAACGCCGGAAAAGTTATTGTTTCAGGAACTAATTCACAAAAGGATAAAGTAGCAAAAGCATCAAAAAGATGATATATTTAACAAGAACATATCGGATTAACAGCAGGACAAAAGCCTGCATGCTGAAAGAGCAATGCGATTTGAAGCGATGATAAATTAAGATAAGAACTGAAAGCGAAGGAGTTACAAAAAATCTCCATCGTAATATTCCGTCGTCCTGATCATTCGCTCAGGACGGCAATCGTGGAAAGCGGGAGGCAAAAAGAATGGAAGAATTAACTGTGGGACATTCTTCCTCTTCAGACAACTCATACACTGCTCAACAAATCACCGTTCTGGAAGGACTTTCTGCAGTCCGAAAGCGTCCTTCCATGTATATTGGGAACGTATCAACCGAGGGACTACACCATCTCGTATTCGAGGTTGTTGACAACAGTGTAGATGAGGCTCTGGCTGGATACTGCACCACAATCGACGTGGTCATACACATGGACGATAGCGTAACCGTGGAAGACGATGGTAGGGGCATTCCTGTAGATATCCACGAAAAGGAAGGAATTCCAGCGGTTCAGGTGGTTATGACCATCCTTCATGCCGGGGGAAAATTCGGAACCAGTGCTTACAAAGTCTCCGGCGGATTACATGGGGTCGGCGTGTCAGTAGTAAACGCCTTAAGTGAATACCTTGAAGTTGAGATAAGGCGTGATGGCAAGATTTACTTTCAGCGTTACGAAAGAGGAACTCCCGTAACAGAGCTTAAGGTCATCGGTGAAACTAAAAAGCGTGGCACAAAGATAACCTTTAAACCCGATCCGGAAATTTTTCCTGATACCACCATTCACTACGACATACTGGCTGAACGTCTTCGGGAACTAGCCTATCTTAACCCTAGCCTTACAATCAGGCTAACCGATGAACGAACCGGAAAATCTAAAACCTACAGCTACTCAGGTGGGCTAGTCGCCTTCGTCCAATACCTAAATAGCAATAAAGAAGTCCTTCATCCAGAAATTATCGCCTTTTCAGGTTCCAGATCGGGTGTCATTATGGAAGCTGCTCTTCAGTATAACCAATCCTACAAGGAAAAAATCCTTTCCTTCGCCAATAACATCAACACAAAAGAAGGTGGAACCCATCTGGTAGGGTTCAAAGCCGGACTTACTCGAGCAATCAAACATTATGCAATTGAACATAAAGTGCCCAAACAGGAGGTGGAAAAACTTTCTGGGGAGGACGTTCGAGAAGGACTGGTAGCGGTTATAAGCGTTAAGGTGCCGGAACCGCAATTTGAAGGTCAGACCAAAACAAAACTTGGAAACGTCGAGATTAGAAGTTACATGGAACAACTCACTTATGAAAAGCTCAGCATCTTTTTCGAAGAAAATCCCAAAATTTTCAAAATCATACTGGATAGAGTTATCGAGGCGGCTCGAGCTAGAGAAGCAGCAAGGAAAGCAAGGGAGTTAACTCGCAGGAAGAACGCTCTCGGCGATCACGGTTTACCCGGCAAACTTGCAGATTGTCAGGAAAGAGATCCAGAAAAGAGTGAAATATTCATCGTAGAGGGCGATTCTGCTGGAGGTTCTGCAAAACAGGGGCGGGATCGGCGCTTTCAGGCTATACTTCCTCTTCGAGGAAAAATCCTTAACGTGGAAAAGTCTCGATTCGATAAAATGCTTCAAAATCAGGAAATCCGCACTATGATCGCTGCTCTTGGAACGGGGATTGGTCCCGAAGAGTTTAACATCAATAACCTTAGATATCACAAAATCATTCTTATGACCGACGCAGATGTAGATGGCGCTCACATAAGAACTCTTCTCCTTACTTTTTTCTTCCGCATGATGCCCGAAATTATCGAACGGGGACATCTTTATATAGCTCAACCACCCCTTTATCGAGTAGCCGAAGGAAAATCTGAGACTTACATAAGAGACGATGATGAGCTTTCAAAATTCTTATTTCAAAGAGCTGTAAACAAGACATCGATACTATGGAAAAGTTCCAAAGATGACACTGAACCGTGGAAAGAATTTCCTCCGGAAGAAATCCACAACTGCCTGAACATATTTTCTAGATACAGCCAATGGATCGAAAAAATGGTTTTGAAAGGTATCCCTAAAAATCTTCTCGAAACGTTAATAAAAGGCTTCGTGAGAAACGAAAAAGAATTGCTCGACCACGCCCCCTTCAAAATTACAGGTTCATCGCCTTTTAATTTTGCGTCGAGAATCAAAGAATACCTCGAAGAATTAGGGTATACTGTAAGTGCAATTGAACTCGAGGAAGAACAGCGAGGTTATGACCTGGAATTACAACTTCATGAAGATGGATTGAGGTCTTTCCGACTCCGCTATGAATTCCTGAGATCGGTTGAATTCAAGAGGCTTGTTGACCTGTGTTTGCCGCTGTCATCATACTTCGATGCCTTTTTCAAAGTAACCCTATCTTCAAAGGCAGGATCCGGTGTCAGCGAAGAAAGTAAAGTAACATTCTGCCAGGGATTTAGAGAACTCTACAATTATCTTTCCGACTTTTCTCGAAAAGGGCTCACCATTCAACGTTACAAAGGTCTTGGTGAAATGAACCCGGATCAGTTGTGGGAAACAACCATGAACCCAGAAAAAAGGACTCTTCTTCAAGTCAGAATAGAAGACCAATACCAGGCAGAGGAATTATTTACCATTCTTATGGGAGACCAGGTTGAGCCAAGAAAGGAATTTATTCAGGCAAACGCACTGGAGTTCAGAGAACTAGATATTTAGGAAAGATGCAACTCGAATGTTCAGATAAGGGATTATCTACACTAGCAGATAAAAGACCTTAATAATTGCCAGAACTATACGGAGGAGCAATAAATGCCGGAAAGGGTTGTCAATATTGAAGACGAACTGAAGTTCTCCTATCTCGACTACGCAATGAGCGTTATCGTAGGAAGGGCGATTCCTGATGTAAGAGATGGGCTCAAGCCCGTCCATCGTCGAATACTCTACGCCATGTATGAACTGGGTAATGACTATAACAAGCCCTACAAAAAATCGGCCCGCATAGTAGGTGATGTCATAGGTAAGTATCACCCCCACGGCGATGCGGCAGTTTATGATGCTCTCGTTCGCATGGCTCAGGACTTTTCTATGCGCTACCCCATAGTCGATGGACAGGGAAATTTTGGATCAGTCGATGGAGATCCTCCGGCAGCAATGCGTTATACCGAAGTCCGGATGGCTAAGATTACTCATGAATTTCTTAAGGACATAGAGAAAGAAACCGTCCCGTTTGAGCCAAACTACGATAATTCACTTATGGAACCAATGGTTCTTCCAACTCGAGTGCCAAACCTTCTTCTCAACGGTGCATCCGGCATTGCCGTTGGTATGGCAACAAACATCCCACCACATAACCTCAGGGAACTGTGTCAAGCCATACGTGCCTATATCGACAACCCTTCCATACCGGCTGATGAGATAATGAAAATCATGCCGGCACCCGATTTCCCAACAGGGGGAATCATTGTTGGGCTTGAAGGTATAAAATCGGCTTACGATTCGGGTCGAGGATCGGTAAGGCTTAGAGGTAGAGTAACCCTCGAAGAACTTAAGGGCAAAAAGCAAGCTCTCGTCATCACTGAAATACCATTTCAGGTAAACAAGGCGAAACTTATAGAAAGAATAGCCGAACTGGTTAAAGAGAAGAAAATCGAGGGCATACAGGATATTCGAGACGAATCGGACAGGGAAGGGCTGAGAATTGTTCTTGTCCTCAAAGCTGACGAAAATGCTAAAACCGTAGAAAACCAGCTTTACAAGTTCACACCTCTTGAAGTGAATTTCGGTATCATCATGCTGGCTGTTGTAAACAATCGACCAGAGGTTTTAAGCCTGAAAGAGATTTTTGCTCAATTTGTAAACTTCCGGCGGGAAGTGGTTTTAAGACGCACGGAGTTCGATTTAAGAAAGGCTGAAGAAAGGGCTCATGTTCTGGAAGGACTTGTTGTGGCTCTTGATAATCTGGATGCCGTAATACAGATTATACGTTCATCACCAACACCATCCAGCGCAAAGGAACGTCTTATCCTGTCCTTTAATTTATCCGATAAACAAGCTCAAGCCATTCTCGACATGCGCCTCCAGCGTCTTACTGGCCTTGAGCGAGAAAAGATTCTTGATGAATACCGTTCGGTTCTTAAAGACATAGAACGTTTTCGTCATATTCTTTCGTCGCCGTCCTTAGTGGATCAAATCATATCGGAAGAACTCAAAGAAATCGAAGAGTCTTATGGTGACGAACGTAAGACCCAAATTGTGGTGGAAGAATTCGGCCAATTTGATTGGAACGATCTTATTCCCGAAAAGGATGTAGTAGTTGTTCTTACAAGAGCAGGATACATCAAAAGAACACCGCTTCAGTCGTATCGCAGTCAGCGAAGGGGCGGTAAAGGCAAAAAAGGGGTATCAATCCGTGAAGAAGATATTACATCTCTTGTAATCACGGCATCCACCCATGACACTCTGCTTGTTTTCACCAGCACGGGACGCGTTTACTGGCTAAACGTCAGAGACATCCCCGAAGTGGCTCCTTCAGCACAGGGAAGATCCATTGCAAATCTTCTAAACATTCAGCCTAATGAAAGAATAGCCACCATTATGGCAATTCCATCAAAACTGGAAGACTTTAAGGGGAGCGAAGAAGAAGCAACAGAGCTTCCCCCGCCTTATGTTTTGCTGGCAACCAAAAAGGGCGTTCTAAAAAAGATGTCTCTTAGGCTTTTCAGCCGTCCTATAAGTAGCGGAGTGCGAGCTATAACGCTTCGGGATGGAGATGAACTTATTCGAGCTAAGATAACTTCGGGGCAGGATTGCGTTTTTCTTATGTCCGATGTGGGCAAAACTCTTTTTATCGACGAATCAGAAATTCGCCCTATGGGTCGTGCAGCTCAGGGCGTCCGTGGAATGACCCTAGATGGATCCGATCTTATCGGGATGGAAATCTACAGTTCTAAAAGTTCTGAATCGGAAGATTCGCTTCTGGTTGTTTCCGAAAACGGCTTTGGTAAAAGAACCTTTTGTAGTGAATTTAGAATTCAAGGAAGAGGTGGTAAGGGTGTGTTAAATTTGAAAGTAACAGAACGAACCGGGCGTGCCACGGCTTTTTGTATTGTAAAGCCGGAAGACGAAGTGCTTCTGATAACTAACTGTGGACGCATTATACGGCTTAAAGCATCCGACATCAGAACCATGGGCAGAACCACTCAAGGAGTCAAACTCATGGAAGTTAATGAAGATGAAAAGGTTGTGGATGTTACAGTAGTAAGCGAGGCAGATAAAGAAGAAAGCGATAGTGATTAAACTAAAATGCAAGGAGAGAATAGACCTAGCATGAACGTCCAAACCGACTTTATAGGTGTAGTTGGTGCCGGTAGCTGGGGAACAAGCATTGCTCAACTTCTTGCCGAAAAAGGCTATACTGTTCGGTTATGGGTTTATGAACCAGAACTCTGCGAAATAATTAAAACCCGGCGAGAAAACACTTATTATCTTCCAGGATATCGGCTGCACGATAACATCGATCCTTACACCGACATAGGAGAAGTTGTAAAAGGAAGGCAATTCGTTGTAATGGTGGTTCCTTCTCACGTCTATCGCTCAGTAGCTCTCAAAATGATACCTTTTCTTGAAAATGAAGTAATAATCGTAAGCGCTACAAAAGGCATTGAAAATGAAACCCTTCTTACAATGGAAGGGGTCTGGAAAGACATTCTTCCGCCGAATAAAAAAATTCGTTTCGCCTGTCTTGCAGGTCCATCTTTTGCCAAGGAAGTTATAAGAAAGGTTCCCACGGCTGTCACGGTAGCTTCAAAGGATGAGAGTGTCGCAAAAAGTGTCCAACTTCTTTTTGCCACGGAATATTTTCGAGTTTACACCAGTTCAGATGTGGTGGGACTGGAACTGGCGGGAGCTATCAAGAATGTTATCGCCATTGCAGCAGGAATGTGTGATGGTATGGGATTCGGGCACAATACCAGAGCTGCACTGATAACACGAGGGCTTGCGGAAATGGCGAGGCTTGGAGTTCGTCTTGGAGCTCATCCCCTTACCTTTTCCGGACTTGCAGGCATAGGAGATCTTCTTCTAACATGCACTGGAGATCTAAGCCGCAATAGAACAGTTGGATATCTTATAGGACAGGGCAAAAAACTTGAAACAATTCTTTCTGATATGAGAATGGTTGCAGAAGGAGTCAAAACGGCAAAATCTGTTTATTTCCTTGCCAAGGAGGTAGGGGTTGAAATGCCTATATGCGAACAGGTATATGCTATACTTTA
Proteins encoded in this window:
- a CDS encoding glutamine--tRNA ligase/YqeY domain fusion protein, with the protein product MGKKEFKTPPNFIKDIIEEDIKTGRYGGRVHTRFPPEPNGFLHIGHAKSICLNFGLAQEYSGLCNLRMDDTNPSTEDEAYVKAIQEDVKWLGFDWGDRFYYASDYFDKLYAYAVDLIKQGKAYVDSLSQEEIRQYRGTLTEPGKESPYRNRSVEENLDLFERMKNGEFPEGSHVLRAKIDMAHPNLNMRDPVMYRIKYATHYRAGTQWCIYPTYDFAHCISDSIEGITHSICTLEFEDHRPLYDWFLDELGLYHPQQIEFARLNLTYTVLSKRYLSILVREGYVSGWDDPRMPTIRGLRRRGYTPEAIKDFCERIGVARRNSLVDVALLEHCIREDLNKRAPRAMAVLRPLKLVIDNYPDDQVEELDAINNPEDPSMGTRKVPFFKVLYIEQDDFRENPPKDYYRLAPGREVRLRYGYYVTCVDVVKDDKGNVVEIHCTYDPATRGGWSPDGRKVKGTIHWVSARHAVPVEVRLYDHLFTREDMTNLGEDEDFRKYINPNSLQILYPCYVEPSLANAPPESRYQFERLGYFAVDPVDSRKDRLVFNRIVTLKDTWSKIEKRLVSGNSS
- a CDS encoding autotransporter outer membrane beta-barrel domain-containing protein, producing MKKLWCITFGAVFLLFAGVSLAATVEDITKETIVGPGSVAVATKGDLLMSFGAQARFVPTFESNWDFGMSDNVSGFLGGALNRRFFEQHANEAGTVIDQYIRSENRLYFNAMSKDRAWSFYAALEYDKPIDTNAVDNRGGFFDSSNFGLERLNASVALPFDMRLHAGWDVWGVDHYEGGGLVYADDNPGFWLDGSWNGDQVIWSVAYHKLQNSDWQPSIKFVGPNTASKAFYDLDDDRDVLAGWAKIKLTDDHSVKLFYTFDRIRNMPVRDFLSAMSGGAAGITGNSYPEVDSHHIGGYWTGKFGIINVMLEGVYQFGSADNTGLSRYGRPEDYDISAYAFAGDISVDLKEFFGFSVKPHVGFIYTSGDDDPTDDELSGYEGVANAQRFATAFGGENTILADTNYVLGTALYGFIPEFYGNGTPVPTGGLVNFSGTGNGRGDNPGMTMLSFGVTIMPEKFLIYRTNANIFWWNEDFYVTSWVNPAITSRVDSGYVGTEWDNEITLALNKHVFVKAQWALFFPGDVIKDVTRAISGTKADDMASRVAAELIWNF
- the gyrB gene encoding DNA topoisomerase (ATP-hydrolyzing) subunit B translates to MEELTVGHSSSSDNSYTAQQITVLEGLSAVRKRPSMYIGNVSTEGLHHLVFEVVDNSVDEALAGYCTTIDVVIHMDDSVTVEDDGRGIPVDIHEKEGIPAVQVVMTILHAGGKFGTSAYKVSGGLHGVGVSVVNALSEYLEVEIRRDGKIYFQRYERGTPVTELKVIGETKKRGTKITFKPDPEIFPDTTIHYDILAERLRELAYLNPSLTIRLTDERTGKSKTYSYSGGLVAFVQYLNSNKEVLHPEIIAFSGSRSGVIMEAALQYNQSYKEKILSFANNINTKEGGTHLVGFKAGLTRAIKHYAIEHKVPKQEVEKLSGEDVREGLVAVISVKVPEPQFEGQTKTKLGNVEIRSYMEQLTYEKLSIFFEENPKIFKIILDRVIEAARAREAARKARELTRRKNALGDHGLPGKLADCQERDPEKSEIFIVEGDSAGGSAKQGRDRRFQAILPLRGKILNVEKSRFDKMLQNQEIRTMIAALGTGIGPEEFNINNLRYHKIILMTDADVDGAHIRTLLLTFFFRMMPEIIERGHLYIAQPPLYRVAEGKSETYIRDDDELSKFLFQRAVNKTSILWKSSKDDTEPWKEFPPEEIHNCLNIFSRYSQWIEKMVLKGIPKNLLETLIKGFVRNEKELLDHAPFKITGSSPFNFASRIKEYLEELGYTVSAIELEEEQRGYDLELQLHEDGLRSFRLRYEFLRSVEFKRLVDLCLPLSSYFDAFFKVTLSSKAGSGVSEESKVTFCQGFRELYNYLSDFSRKGLTIQRYKGLGEMNPDQLWETTMNPEKRTLLQVRIEDQYQAEELFTILMGDQVEPRKEFIQANALEFRELDI
- the gyrA gene encoding DNA gyrase subunit A — encoded protein: MPERVVNIEDELKFSYLDYAMSVIVGRAIPDVRDGLKPVHRRILYAMYELGNDYNKPYKKSARIVGDVIGKYHPHGDAAVYDALVRMAQDFSMRYPIVDGQGNFGSVDGDPPAAMRYTEVRMAKITHEFLKDIEKETVPFEPNYDNSLMEPMVLPTRVPNLLLNGASGIAVGMATNIPPHNLRELCQAIRAYIDNPSIPADEIMKIMPAPDFPTGGIIVGLEGIKSAYDSGRGSVRLRGRVTLEELKGKKQALVITEIPFQVNKAKLIERIAELVKEKKIEGIQDIRDESDREGLRIVLVLKADENAKTVENQLYKFTPLEVNFGIIMLAVVNNRPEVLSLKEIFAQFVNFRREVVLRRTEFDLRKAEERAHVLEGLVVALDNLDAVIQIIRSSPTPSSAKERLILSFNLSDKQAQAILDMRLQRLTGLEREKILDEYRSVLKDIERFRHILSSPSLVDQIISEELKEIEESYGDERKTQIVVEEFGQFDWNDLIPEKDVVVVLTRAGYIKRTPLQSYRSQRRGGKGKKGVSIREEDITSLVITASTHDTLLVFTSTGRVYWLNVRDIPEVAPSAQGRSIANLLNIQPNERIATIMAIPSKLEDFKGSEEEATELPPPYVLLATKKGVLKKMSLRLFSRPISSGVRAITLRDGDELIRAKITSGQDCVFLMSDVGKTLFIDESEIRPMGRAAQGVRGMTLDGSDLIGMEIYSSKSSESEDSLLVVSENGFGKRTFCSEFRIQGRGGKGVLNLKVTERTGRATAFCIVKPEDEVLLITNCGRIIRLKASDIRTMGRTTQGVKLMEVNEDEKVVDVTVVSEADKEESDSD
- a CDS encoding NAD(P)H-dependent glycerol-3-phosphate dehydrogenase; translated protein: MNVQTDFIGVVGAGSWGTSIAQLLAEKGYTVRLWVYEPELCEIIKTRRENTYYLPGYRLHDNIDPYTDIGEVVKGRQFVVMVVPSHVYRSVALKMIPFLENEVIIVSATKGIENETLLTMEGVWKDILPPNKKIRFACLAGPSFAKEVIRKVPTAVTVASKDESVAKSVQLLFATEYFRVYTSSDVVGLELAGAIKNVIAIAAGMCDGMGFGHNTRAALITRGLAEMARLGVRLGAHPLTFSGLAGIGDLLLTCTGDLSRNRTVGYLIGQGKKLETILSDMRMVAEGVKTAKSVYFLAKEVGVEMPICEQVYAILYEGQDPREAVKILMTRTLKHELEPHAEVIVRNDHG